DNA from Kitasatospora acidiphila:
GTGCGGAGGCGGCGAACGCGGCCCAGGCGGCGGGGGAGAAGGAGAGGTGCGGGCCGGCCTTGTCCTTGGAGTCGCGGATGTGGACGGTGGTGGGGTGGGCGGCTATCTCGACGCAGTTGCCGCCCTCACTGTCGCTGTAGCTGGACTTCCGCCAGTCGAGGGCGACTTCGATGCAGTCGTCGCCAGCGCTGGTGCTGTAGCTGGACTTGCACCATGTCAGTTCGGTACTCACAACGCCTCCGCCATCGTGCTGATAAATCGGGCCGAGTCCTCAACCCCGAGGGCCTGCATCCGGATCATGCCATGGCGTTGAGTCAGGACGCTCAGCCTTTCGGCGTCAGTAGACAGCATCCCGCTTTCGTGGCCTTCCACATAGGCGTAGTGCTGGTGCTCAGGGGTCTCAAGCAGGATGAACGGACCCGCCAATGCCGAGTGGGCGCCCCGTCCGACCGGCAGAACCTGGATGCTGACGTTCCTGAGCTTGCCCACCGCCAGCAAGTGGTGGAACTGGTTCTTCATCACCTCCTCCCCGCCGACCAGGGTGCGCAGCGCAGCCTCGTAGATGACGAACCCGAAGAGTGCGGGTGGGTTGCGGGTCAGCTTTCCTTGGCGCTCGATTCGGGCCGCTACTCGTTCGTCGAGCACGTCATCGCTGAATGGCGGACAGTGATCCGCCATCAGTGCCTGTGCGTAGGCTGGTGTCTGTAGCAGCCCAGGGATCAGCAGCGCCGAGTAGGCGTGCAGAGCGATCGCCTCGTCCTCTACCGCCATGAACTCCTTGGCATGGCTCGGGAACTTCTCCGGCTTCAGAAACGCCGTCGCCGCCAGCAGCATCCCCCGCGCATCGCAAAGGGTTTCGCCCGCGTTCAGCAACGTATAGGTCGGCCGCCGCCGACCCAGCTCCATGGACTTCACGGTCTCCAGGTCGTAGTTCGACTCTTCAGCCAACTGCTCCCTGCTGACCCCGCTGCGCTCGCGCCACAGCTTC
Protein-coding regions in this window:
- a CDS encoding helix-turn-helix domain-containing protein translates to MGANAERPMAWRYCGNQVKLWRERSGVSREQLAEESNYDLETVKSMELGRRRPTYTLLNAGETLCDARGMLLAATAFLKPEKFPSHAKEFMAVEDEAIALHAYSALLIPGLLQTPAYAQALMADHCPPFSDDVLDERVAARIERQGKLTRNPPALFGFVIYEAALRTLVGGEEVMKNQFHHLLAVGKLRNVSIQVLPVGRGAHSALAGPFILLETPEHQHYAYVEGHESGMLSTDAERLSVLTQRHGMIRMQALGVEDSARFISTMAEAL
- a CDS encoding DUF397 domain-containing protein, which codes for MSTELTWCKSSYSTSAGDDCIEVALDWRKSSYSDSEGGNCVEIAAHPTTVHIRDSKDKAGPHLSFSPAAWAAFAASAPELRASAA